The following coding sequences lie in one Terriglobales bacterium genomic window:
- a CDS encoding carbon monoxide dehydrogenase subunit G has translation MPISLAGEFEVKKTPEEVYDFLTDPKRFCPLLPGYQGSTIVDDKNFTVKVNVGVSHIRGTAEVKLRLAEAEKPKRARYEGQGRMAGSNMSLNAGFDLSNSSGGTKVAWKGESQIFGGLASMAGGLLEPMAKKNIQQVIDGLQKALS, from the coding sequence ATGCCCATCAGTCTGGCGGGAGAATTCGAAGTCAAGAAGACGCCGGAGGAAGTCTACGACTTCCTCACCGACCCCAAGCGCTTCTGCCCGTTGCTGCCCGGCTACCAGGGTTCGACCATCGTGGACGACAAGAATTTCACGGTGAAAGTGAACGTCGGCGTTTCGCACATCCGCGGCACCGCCGAGGTGAAGCTCCGCCTGGCCGAAGCCGAGAAGCCCAAGCGCGCCCGCTATGAGGGCCAGGGGCGCATGGCCGGTTCCAACATGAGCCTCAACGCCGGCTTCGACCTGAGCAACTCTTCCGGAGGCACCAAGGTCGCCTGGAAGGGCGAGTCGCAGATCTTCGGTGGGCTGGCCTCCATGGCCGGAGGCCTGCTCGAGCCTATGGCCAAGAAGAACATCCAGCAGGTCATCGACGGTCTACAGAAAGCCTTGAGCTGA
- a CDS encoding ABC transporter substrate-binding protein — MSKTAAPELLVLGFKAFDLHELLLHFVAERQGHYQREGLAVRLRDITFTPEEKLESHVFSVACGSTLLGRMAGARRKVVLVATEHPMFWIYARAGITKLEHLRGTRTATYPPASPPWLLHRAILSRRGLNPDRDVQLEAARDDAARLGLLRSGNVEAAVLSSAVPPAKAQSLGLARVAFFGDEIRIPTTGLAVSEETIREQPALVRRMVAALRSSLRSVHESPGEVLPALELLLDGGREIAEKTYEAVRACFTENGRASAEARKAAIELVNGQNPPARIKEEDVYDDSFLMP; from the coding sequence TTGTCGAAAACAGCCGCTCCCGAACTCCTTGTCCTTGGCTTCAAGGCTTTCGATCTGCATGAGCTGCTGCTCCATTTCGTCGCGGAACGCCAGGGCCACTACCAGCGGGAAGGGCTGGCTGTCCGCCTGCGAGACATCACGTTCACTCCGGAAGAGAAGCTCGAGTCGCACGTGTTCAGCGTAGCCTGTGGTTCCACGCTGCTGGGCAGGATGGCCGGGGCGCGTCGAAAAGTGGTGCTTGTCGCCACCGAGCATCCCATGTTCTGGATCTACGCTCGCGCCGGAATCACGAAGCTGGAGCACTTGCGAGGAACCCGCACCGCAACCTATCCGCCCGCCTCTCCCCCCTGGCTGCTGCACCGCGCCATCCTGAGCCGGCGCGGCTTGAATCCCGACCGGGACGTGCAATTGGAAGCGGCCCGCGATGATGCGGCACGGCTTGGCCTGCTGCGATCGGGCAACGTCGAGGCCGCGGTGCTGAGCTCCGCCGTCCCACCGGCCAAGGCACAGTCGCTGGGCCTGGCAAGGGTCGCCTTCTTCGGCGACGAGATTCGGATTCCCACCACCGGATTGGCAGTTTCGGAAGAAACCATCCGCGAACAGCCGGCACTGGTCCGAAGGATGGTCGCAGCGTTGCGTTCCAGCCTACGCAGCGTCCACGAGTCTCCGGGCGAAGTGCTGCCGGCGCTGGAGCTGCTGCTGGATGGCGGCAGGGAGATCGCCGAAAAGACCTACGAAGCGGTCCGCGCCTGCTTCACCGAAAACGGGAGAGCTTCGGCTGAAGCTCGCAAGGCCGCCATTGAACTCGTGAATGGGCAGAACCCGCCGGCAAGAATCAAGGAAGAGGACGTTTACGACGATTCGTTCCTAATGCCCTGA
- a CDS encoding LLM class flavin-dependent oxidoreductase, producing MMRHDPAWSGEKGEGVKTQFDIGVLPQGAVEESVQLMAAAEELGFGGVWVADSQSIFRDAYVTLALGALRTRRLMLATGVTNPVTRHPAAIACSIATIDEMSGGRAVLGIGTGFSAVRTLGLKPASLKSLEEATHTLRALMACQPAVYAGKEIRMTWPARSVPIYFAASGPKSLHLAGRIADGVLFQVGSEPALVRQAIERVHAGAREAGRDPKDVKLCVRLGCSVSHDRQAALEEARPYAAAAAETVFQSNPEDTLPPDLAADLKRLQEHYNYYQHVNQQASHGDLVTDRIVEAMVVAGTPEEVIPRFRAILGVGVDRVVIPLTTREPAALLRTLAEEVIPQLT from the coding sequence ATGATGAGGCACGACCCGGCGTGGTCGGGCGAGAAAGGCGAGGGCGTGAAGACTCAGTTCGACATCGGCGTGCTGCCGCAGGGCGCGGTAGAGGAAAGCGTGCAGCTCATGGCGGCGGCGGAGGAATTGGGCTTTGGCGGAGTCTGGGTGGCCGATTCCCAGTCCATCTTCCGAGACGCGTATGTGACACTGGCTTTGGGAGCGCTGCGCACGCGCCGCCTGATGCTGGCCACGGGAGTGACGAATCCGGTGACGCGCCACCCGGCCGCCATCGCGTGCAGCATCGCCACCATCGATGAGATGTCCGGGGGACGCGCCGTTCTCGGCATCGGTACCGGCTTCAGTGCCGTGCGAACGCTCGGCCTCAAGCCGGCTTCCCTCAAGTCTCTGGAAGAGGCAACGCACACCCTGCGCGCGTTGATGGCCTGCCAGCCCGCCGTCTATGCAGGCAAGGAGATCCGCATGACCTGGCCTGCGCGCTCGGTACCCATCTACTTCGCGGCTTCAGGTCCGAAGTCCCTGCACCTGGCGGGACGCATCGCCGATGGCGTGTTGTTCCAGGTAGGCTCTGAGCCTGCCCTGGTGCGGCAGGCGATCGAACGAGTGCACGCGGGAGCGCGGGAGGCAGGGCGAGACCCCAAGGACGTGAAGCTTTGCGTCCGGCTCGGGTGCTCGGTCTCCCACGACCGGCAGGCCGCACTCGAGGAAGCTCGACCCTACGCCGCGGCAGCCGCGGAAACTGTTTTCCAATCCAACCCGGAGGACACACTGCCGCCGGATCTGGCAGCAGACTTGAAGCGATTGCAGGAGCACTACAACTACTATCAGCACGTCAACCAGCAAGCCAGCCACGGCGATCTGGTGACGGACCGGATCGTGGAAGCGATGGTGGTGGCCGGCACGCCGGAAGAAGTGATTCCCAGGTTTCGCGCCATTCTTGGAGTGGGCGTGGATCGTGTGGTGATTCCGCTCACCACGCGGGAGCCGGCTGCACTGCTGCGAACCCTGGCCGAGGAAGTGATCCCGCAACTCACCTGA
- a CDS encoding nucleotidyltransferase family protein, whose translation MIQRAIHPIILAAGRSSRLGFPKATARFGDRTAIEIAVENCAGLAPPIVVLGYDAARLRKAVPRTASVEVNRRWRRGQTTSLLAGLRRVPRDADFMLYPLDFPLLTPAVVRRLVAGFRRRNKAQAIAAPSFRRRAGHPVIFAAKVRKELETADSAREVVYRDLSRIRFVPVRTSAIWLDFDTPAAYRRRVREYMRYHARKDRKAGRKGRTR comes from the coding sequence ATGATCCAGAGGGCCATCCATCCCATCATTCTGGCGGCAGGCCGTTCGTCACGCCTGGGATTCCCCAAAGCGACAGCGCGCTTCGGCGATCGAACCGCGATCGAGATCGCGGTGGAGAACTGCGCCGGGCTGGCCCCACCCATCGTGGTGCTGGGGTATGACGCGGCGCGCCTTCGGAAAGCTGTGCCACGCACGGCCAGCGTGGAGGTGAATCGCCGCTGGCGCCGGGGACAAACCACTTCCCTGCTGGCCGGACTGCGACGCGTGCCGCGCGACGCCGACTTCATGCTCTATCCGCTGGACTTCCCGCTGCTCACCCCCGCGGTAGTTCGGCGCCTGGTGGCCGGGTTTCGGCGACGAAACAAGGCGCAGGCCATCGCCGCTCCCAGCTTCCGACGGCGTGCGGGGCACCCGGTAATCTTCGCGGCAAAAGTCCGCAAGGAACTGGAAACCGCCGATTCGGCGCGCGAGGTCGTCTACCGCGACCTTTCGCGAATCCGATTCGTGCCGGTTCGCACCTCGGCCATCTGGCTGGATTTCGACACGCCGGCCGCCTACCGCCGCCGAGTGCGGGAATACATGCGCTATCATGCGCGGAAGGACAGGAAGGCTGGACGAAAGGGCAGAACACGATGA
- a CDS encoding (2Fe-2S)-binding protein has protein sequence MPEELQMVPITVTVNGQRHSLSVEPRLLLVSLLRETLGLTGTHIGCDTTYCGACTVLLNGRSVKSCTVFAVQADQGEVRTVEGLAEDSKLHPVQQAFLESHGLQCGYCTPGFLMSVCQLLDKNPDPDEKAIRKGIAGNTCRCTGYQNIFKAIHAAAESMKGR, from the coding sequence ATGCCTGAAGAACTCCAGATGGTGCCCATCACCGTGACCGTCAACGGGCAGCGGCACTCGCTCTCCGTGGAGCCGCGCCTGCTGCTGGTGAGCTTGCTGCGGGAAACGTTGGGGCTCACGGGGACCCACATCGGCTGCGACACTACGTACTGTGGCGCCTGCACCGTGCTGCTGAACGGACGCAGCGTGAAGTCCTGCACCGTGTTCGCCGTGCAGGCCGACCAGGGCGAAGTGCGCACGGTCGAGGGCCTGGCCGAAGATTCCAAGCTCCACCCGGTGCAGCAGGCCTTCCTGGAGAGCCACGGGCTGCAATGCGGCTACTGCACGCCCGGCTTCCTGATGTCGGTCTGCCAACTGCTCGACAAGAATCCTGACCCGGACGAGAAAGCTATTCGCAAGGGCATTGCCGGCAACACCTGCCGCTGCACCGGCTATCAGAACATCTTCAAGGCGATCCATGCGGCCGCCGAATCCATGAAAGGGCGCTGA
- a CDS encoding 2-dehydropantoate 2-reductase translates to MKRICIVGAGSIGSLYAAHLARVAEVWCFVRRPEHARVLNEQGLRVSGGHDFHVRLRATHDPAELPDFDFGIVATKATQTAEAFAPVGRHFDQGAVLSAQNGLGSEEILVQHTRGYIIRGTTFMSGTRHSDTHVQYELDTPTWMGPFEPTNTPLETVKELADLIVAGGLKAEALADAKPSQWSKLIFNASVNSVSALAGLPHCPEFAHEHRFSDLGHLLHDLINEGKAVAAALGIQLHEDPWEMNKIGAQTDHPTSMLYDVRHRLPTEVDFLGGAIAREAARAAVPAPLHTALYRLIKGLELSWTRETRNEKRET, encoded by the coding sequence ATGAAGCGGATCTGCATCGTCGGCGCCGGTTCCATCGGCAGTCTGTACGCTGCGCATCTGGCCCGCGTCGCTGAGGTATGGTGCTTCGTCCGCCGTCCTGAGCACGCCCGCGTGCTGAACGAGCAGGGCTTGCGGGTCTCCGGCGGGCACGATTTTCACGTCCGCCTCCGGGCCACGCACGACCCCGCCGAGCTTCCCGATTTCGATTTCGGCATCGTGGCCACCAAGGCCACGCAGACCGCGGAGGCCTTCGCGCCCGTGGGCCGCCATTTCGACCAAGGCGCCGTGCTCTCGGCGCAGAATGGGCTGGGCAGCGAGGAGATCCTGGTACAGCACACGCGCGGCTACATCATCCGCGGCACGACCTTCATGAGCGGCACCCGCCACAGTGACACGCACGTGCAGTACGAGCTGGATACGCCTACCTGGATGGGTCCCTTCGAGCCCACCAACACGCCGCTGGAGACAGTGAAGGAACTCGCCGACCTCATCGTGGCCGGCGGCCTTAAGGCAGAAGCCCTTGCAGATGCCAAGCCGTCACAGTGGTCCAAGCTGATCTTCAACGCGTCGGTGAACAGCGTCTCGGCGCTCGCCGGGCTGCCGCACTGCCCGGAGTTCGCTCACGAGCACCGGTTCTCCGACCTCGGCCACCTGCTCCACGACTTGATCAACGAGGGCAAGGCCGTGGCCGCGGCGCTCGGCATCCAACTGCATGAAGACCCATGGGAGATGAACAAGATCGGCGCCCAGACCGACCACCCCACCTCCATGCTCTATGATGTTCGTCACCGGCTCCCGACCGAGGTGGACTTCCTCGGCGGCGCCATCGCCCGCGAGGCCGCGCGGGCCGCCGTTCCCGCGCCCCTGCACACGGCGCTCTACCGGCTGATCAAGGGTTTGGAATTATCCTGGACTCGCGAAACGCGAAACGAGAAACGGGAGACCTGA
- a CDS encoding xanthine dehydrogenase family protein molybdopterin-binding subunit — protein MARKHKAGKSKPAAKGNGAHWVGKSIPRKEEDRLLRGRGKFVDDYKLTGMLYLRFVRSPYAHARITGIDVSEAEAHPGVVCTLTGPEVAQMCKQPFPEIGPPPGADIKDFPMAVDKVRYQGEPVVAVVAETQLAAEDAAELVRVDYDALDPVIDSEEALLDKSILHDSAGTNLVYRGTFDYGDVDKAFKQAAYVVHIDKMHFHRFSSTPLECQAVIAKWDAGDDFIQYICNNQFPMFAIQFLSPVLGVPIDRIHCTTHDIGGGFGIKIASYPQMAVCALASRKAGGRPVKWVETRTEHMIASAHGNERTFRDTRVALDKDGRILAIESRHIDDCGAYPRYEPLGCIIWAQVLPGAYRFRNFRVDFCQVVTTKCPVAPNRGYSRMQHLWFLERIVDLCAHELGIPADEMRLRNYIQAKDFPYTTPNGCVYDSGDYPRMLQIAKQKIGWDDWKRQQAEARRQGRWLGIGIGTTLDSGTNNFGQSRLLNPHAPFSGNSQAAICKLDVYGELVVSVGSVPQGQGHETVTAQVVADVFGLTPDMVGVSVGFDTDRNAHTGTSGTYASQFAVSGLSAVQGAALKLKKEVSRVAAFALKAKESELEFGVGQQGPEVRVRGKKDRSVNYWRIANLVHVNGAELPEKLRDVTLNCRHVYRPPFEVPDIKRKYGNLTLTYAAQLHICVIEVDRETYQPKILDYASVDDCGRVVNPAIVEGQVMGATAHGIGAALMESCVYDPASGNMLTATFSDYTPITAVNMPMVKYGHIESPSPFTFAGTKGMGEGGAAPLHTVCAALQDALYSAGVYVDDSHNNADSIFRRLQAIASGQRETNVRVEQRQPARAHRR, from the coding sequence GTGGCCAGGAAACACAAAGCCGGCAAGTCCAAGCCAGCTGCGAAGGGAAACGGGGCCCACTGGGTGGGCAAGTCCATACCGCGCAAGGAGGAAGACCGCCTTCTCCGCGGACGCGGGAAGTTTGTGGACGATTACAAGCTTACGGGCATGCTGTACCTGCGTTTTGTGCGTTCTCCCTACGCCCATGCCCGCATCACCGGCATCGATGTATCTGAGGCTGAGGCCCATCCCGGCGTAGTGTGCACGCTGACCGGCCCGGAAGTGGCCCAGATGTGCAAGCAGCCGTTCCCGGAGATCGGCCCGCCGCCGGGCGCCGATATCAAGGATTTCCCCATGGCCGTGGACAAGGTCCGCTACCAGGGTGAACCCGTCGTGGCCGTCGTCGCCGAAACGCAGTTGGCCGCCGAGGATGCGGCCGAACTGGTTCGCGTGGACTACGACGCGCTCGATCCCGTCATCGACTCCGAGGAAGCCTTGTTGGACAAGAGCATCCTGCACGACTCGGCGGGAACCAACCTCGTGTATCGCGGCACCTTCGACTACGGCGATGTGGACAAGGCTTTCAAGCAGGCTGCCTATGTCGTGCACATCGACAAGATGCACTTCCACCGCTTTTCTTCCACGCCGCTGGAGTGCCAGGCCGTCATTGCCAAGTGGGATGCCGGCGATGACTTCATCCAATACATCTGCAACAACCAGTTCCCGATGTTCGCCATCCAGTTCCTGTCACCGGTGCTGGGCGTACCCATCGACCGCATTCACTGCACCACGCACGACATCGGCGGCGGCTTCGGCATCAAGATTGCCAGCTATCCGCAGATGGCCGTGTGCGCCCTGGCCTCGCGCAAGGCCGGCGGGCGTCCGGTGAAGTGGGTCGAGACCCGCACCGAGCACATGATTGCCAGCGCCCACGGCAACGAACGCACGTTCCGTGATACGCGCGTGGCGCTGGACAAGGACGGGCGCATCCTCGCCATCGAGTCCCGCCACATCGACGACTGCGGCGCTTATCCCCGCTACGAGCCGCTGGGCTGCATCATATGGGCCCAGGTTCTGCCCGGCGCCTATCGCTTCCGCAACTTCCGCGTGGATTTTTGCCAGGTGGTTACGACCAAGTGTCCTGTGGCGCCCAACCGCGGATACTCGCGCATGCAGCATCTCTGGTTCCTGGAGCGTATTGTCGATCTCTGCGCGCACGAGCTCGGTATTCCCGCCGACGAGATGCGTTTGCGCAATTACATCCAGGCCAAGGATTTTCCCTACACCACGCCCAACGGCTGCGTGTACGACTCCGGCGACTACCCGCGCATGCTGCAAATCGCCAAGCAGAAGATTGGCTGGGACGACTGGAAGCGCCAGCAGGCGGAGGCCCGTCGGCAGGGACGCTGGCTGGGCATCGGCATCGGCACCACCCTGGATTCCGGCACCAACAACTTCGGGCAATCCCGCCTGCTGAATCCCCACGCTCCCTTTTCCGGAAATTCCCAGGCCGCCATCTGCAAGCTCGACGTCTACGGCGAGTTGGTGGTTTCGGTGGGCTCCGTCCCCCAGGGGCAGGGCCACGAGACGGTTACGGCGCAGGTGGTGGCCGATGTGTTCGGGCTGACTCCGGATATGGTCGGCGTCAGCGTCGGTTTCGACACCGATCGCAATGCTCATACCGGCACCTCCGGCACCTATGCCAGCCAGTTCGCGGTCTCCGGCCTTTCGGCCGTTCAGGGCGCCGCCTTGAAGTTAAAAAAGGAAGTCAGCCGCGTGGCGGCCTTCGCCCTCAAGGCGAAAGAAAGCGAACTGGAGTTCGGCGTGGGCCAGCAGGGCCCGGAGGTCCGGGTTCGCGGCAAGAAGGACCGTTCCGTGAACTACTGGCGCATCGCCAATCTGGTTCATGTCAACGGTGCCGAACTACCCGAGAAGCTGCGCGACGTCACCCTGAACTGCCGCCACGTCTACCGCCCGCCTTTCGAGGTTCCCGATATCAAGCGCAAGTACGGCAACCTCACCCTTACGTACGCCGCACAGCTTCACATCTGCGTGATCGAGGTGGACCGCGAAACCTATCAGCCCAAGATCCTCGATTACGCTTCCGTAGATGACTGCGGCCGCGTGGTGAATCCGGCCATCGTTGAAGGACAGGTGATGGGCGCCACGGCCCATGGCATCGGCGCGGCCCTGATGGAGAGCTGCGTCTACGATCCGGCCTCCGGCAACATGCTCACCGCCACCTTCAGCGACTACACGCCCATCACCGCCGTGAACATGCCCATGGTGAAATACGGGCACATCGAGAGCCCGTCACCGTTCACCTTCGCCGGCACCAAGGGGATGGGCGAAGGCGGAGCCGCGCCGCTGCACACGGTGTGCGCCGCGCTGCAGGACGCGCTCTACTCCGCGGGCGTTTACGTGGACGATTCGCACAATAATGCCGACAGCATCTTCCGCCGCTTGCAGGCCATTGCCTCCGGCCAGCGCGAAACCAACGTGCGCGTGGAGCAGCGTCAGCCGGCTCGCGCCCACCGTCGATGA
- a CDS encoding xanthine dehydrogenase family protein subunit M: MYPRAFRYHRAASLPEAVSMLTDLGEEARLLAGGQSLIPLMKLRLASPAHLVDLNFVPGLEYVRELGNELRVGALTRHAQIEESQEASRIPIVHDCAAGIADIQVRNRGTLGGSLAEADPTGDWAPVLLVLGTEVVCQGTGGERTVKLEDFLVDAFVTTLAPNELVKEIRIAKPPKKSGGAYIAAKRSAPVYASAGVAVQLTMEDSNVCREAGIALGAVGLTAIRPREAEQVLRGKAVDAKSIEAAAEAAMHAADPQSDMRGSAEYKRVLVRALVKRALDAALRRSRGERVEVSHLYA; this comes from the coding sequence ATGTATCCACGAGCCTTTCGCTATCACCGCGCAGCATCGCTACCCGAGGCGGTCTCCATGCTTACCGACCTGGGCGAAGAAGCGAGGCTGCTGGCCGGCGGACAGAGCCTGATTCCCTTGATGAAGCTGCGTCTGGCCAGTCCCGCCCATCTGGTGGATCTGAATTTCGTCCCCGGCCTGGAATACGTCCGCGAGCTGGGGAACGAACTGCGAGTGGGCGCGCTCACTCGCCACGCCCAGATCGAGGAGTCGCAGGAGGCGTCGCGCATCCCCATCGTGCACGACTGCGCCGCGGGAATCGCGGACATCCAGGTGCGGAATCGCGGCACCCTGGGCGGCTCCCTGGCCGAAGCCGATCCCACCGGGGACTGGGCGCCCGTTCTTCTGGTGCTGGGGACGGAAGTCGTCTGCCAGGGCACGGGCGGCGAGCGCACCGTGAAGCTGGAAGATTTCCTGGTGGATGCCTTCGTGACCACGCTGGCGCCCAATGAACTGGTGAAGGAAATCCGGATTGCAAAGCCGCCCAAGAAGAGCGGCGGCGCTTACATCGCCGCCAAGCGCTCGGCGCCGGTGTACGCCTCCGCCGGCGTGGCCGTGCAGCTCACCATGGAGGACTCCAACGTCTGCCGCGAGGCCGGCATTGCGCTGGGCGCGGTCGGGCTGACCGCCATCCGCCCGCGTGAGGCGGAGCAGGTGTTGCGCGGCAAGGCCGTGGATGCCAAGAGCATCGAGGCCGCCGCGGAAGCGGCCATGCACGCCGCCGATCCGCAATCGGACATGCGCGGTTCGGCCGAATACAAGCGCGTCCTGGTGCGCGCCCTGGTCAAGCGCGCTCTGGATGCCGCCCTGCGCCGCAGTCGCGGCGAGCGAGTCGAGGTGAGCCACCTGTATGCCTGA